A genomic window from Streptomyces sp. WMMC940 includes:
- a CDS encoding GMC family oxidoreductase, whose translation MTEHDYEYDYVVVGGGTAGSVIASRLTENPDVTVAVIEGGPSDVDREDVLTLRRWMGLLGGELDYDYPTTEQPRGNSHIRHSRARVLGGCSSHNTLIAFKPLPSDWDEWAEAGADGWDAAAMDPYFGKLLNNVVPVDEADRNAIARDFVEAAQSALGVPRVEGFNKKPFHEGVGFFDLAYHPENNKRSSASVAYLHPVMDERSNLTLLLETWAYRLELDGTRARGVHVRTGDGEERLVRARHEVIVCAGAVDTPRLLMHSGIGPKGDLEALGIPVVHDLPGVGENLLDHPESVIVWETHGPIPENSAMDSDAGLFVRRDDDERGPDLMFHFYQIPFTDNPERLGYERPAHGVSMTPNIPKPRSRGRLYLTSADPEVKPALDFRYFTDEDDYDGRTLVDGIRIAREIAKSEPLAGWLKREVCPGPEVTGDEELSEYARKVAHTVYHPAGTCRMGSHADELAVVAPDLKVRGLEGIRIADASVFPTMPAVNPMIGVLMVGEKCADLLTPTGSEAR comes from the coding sequence ATGACCGAGCACGACTACGAGTACGACTACGTCGTCGTCGGGGGCGGCACCGCAGGATCGGTGATCGCCTCCCGCCTGACGGAGAACCCGGATGTCACCGTGGCCGTCATCGAGGGCGGCCCGAGCGACGTGGACCGCGAGGACGTCCTCACCCTGCGCCGCTGGATGGGCCTCCTCGGCGGGGAACTCGACTACGACTACCCCACCACCGAACAGCCGCGCGGCAACTCCCACATCCGGCACAGCCGCGCCCGGGTGCTCGGCGGCTGCTCCTCGCACAACACCCTGATCGCGTTCAAGCCGCTGCCGTCCGACTGGGACGAATGGGCCGAGGCGGGGGCCGACGGCTGGGACGCCGCCGCGATGGACCCGTACTTCGGCAAGCTGCTCAACAACGTCGTCCCGGTCGACGAGGCCGACCGCAACGCCATCGCCCGGGACTTCGTGGAGGCGGCCCAGTCGGCGCTCGGCGTACCGCGCGTCGAGGGCTTCAACAAGAAGCCGTTCCACGAGGGCGTCGGATTCTTCGACCTCGCGTACCACCCCGAGAACAACAAGCGTTCGTCGGCGTCGGTGGCGTACCTCCACCCGGTGATGGACGAACGGTCCAACCTCACCCTGCTGCTGGAGACCTGGGCCTACCGGCTGGAGCTGGACGGCACCCGGGCCCGCGGTGTGCACGTCCGCACCGGGGACGGCGAGGAGCGGCTGGTCCGGGCGCGGCACGAGGTGATCGTCTGCGCCGGGGCCGTGGACACCCCGCGGCTGCTGATGCACTCCGGCATCGGGCCCAAGGGCGATCTGGAGGCCCTCGGCATCCCCGTGGTCCACGACCTGCCGGGTGTCGGTGAGAACCTGCTCGACCACCCCGAGTCGGTGATCGTCTGGGAGACCCACGGGCCGATCCCGGAGAACTCGGCGATGGACTCGGACGCCGGTCTGTTCGTGCGCCGCGACGACGACGAACGCGGCCCCGACCTGATGTTCCACTTCTACCAGATCCCGTTCACGGACAACCCGGAGCGGCTGGGCTACGAACGACCCGCGCACGGCGTGTCGATGACGCCCAACATCCCCAAGCCGCGCAGCCGCGGCCGCCTCTACCTGACCAGCGCGGACCCCGAGGTCAAGCCCGCACTGGACTTCCGCTACTTCACCGACGAGGACGACTACGACGGGCGGACCCTCGTCGACGGCATCCGTATCGCCCGGGAGATCGCGAAGTCCGAACCGCTGGCCGGCTGGCTGAAGCGGGAGGTCTGCCCGGGGCCGGAGGTCACCGGCGACGAGGAGCTGAGCGAGTACGCGCGCAAGGTCGCTCACACGGTCTACCACCCGGCCGGCACCTGCCGGATGGGCTCCCACGCCGACGAACTGGCCGTGGTCGCCCCGGACCTGAAGGTCAGAGGGCTCGAAGGAATCCGGATCGCCGACGCGTCCGTCTTCCCGACCATGCCGGCCGTCAACCCGATGATCGGGGTGCTGATGGTCGGCGAGAAATGTGCGGATCTGCTGACGCCGACGGGAAGTGAGGCACGATGA
- a CDS encoding aldehyde dehydrogenase family protein yields MSAQLTIHVAGEWRKAVSGATREILDPADATPFAVVAEGGAEDTDAAIAAARQAFDEGEWPRTPVAERAALLRRVAGLLERDREELGRLESRDAGKTVEEGRVDVDCVADAFRYFADLVVNENGRVVDAGSPDVHSVVVHEPVGVCGLITPWNYPLLQASWKIAPALAAGNTFVVKPSEITPLSTVALVRLLSEAGLPDGVANLVTGPGDPVGARLAEHPDVDLVSFTGGLASGTKVMRAAADSVKKVALELGGKNPNVVFADACTDEEGFDTAVDQALNAAFIHSGQVCSAGSRLIVEESLRDRFVVELARRAELIRLGRGTDDGVECGPLVSAQQLAKTEEYVASALAEGAVLRAGGKRPDGPGYFYRPTVLDRCDRTMRVVREEVFGPVLTVETFRTEDEAVALANDTEYGLAGGVWSGDAGRARRVAARLRHGTVWINDFHPYLPQAEWGGFGKSGIGRELGPAGLAEYRETKHIYQNLAPRPVRWFAG; encoded by the coding sequence GTGTCGGCACAACTGACCATCCACGTGGCCGGAGAATGGCGCAAAGCCGTCTCCGGCGCCACGCGCGAGATCCTCGACCCCGCTGACGCCACGCCCTTCGCGGTGGTGGCGGAAGGCGGGGCCGAGGACACCGACGCCGCGATCGCCGCCGCGCGCCAGGCGTTCGACGAGGGGGAGTGGCCCCGTACGCCGGTGGCCGAGCGGGCGGCACTGCTGCGCCGGGTCGCCGGGCTGCTGGAGCGGGACCGCGAGGAACTCGGGCGCCTGGAGAGCCGCGACGCCGGAAAGACCGTGGAGGAAGGCCGCGTCGACGTCGACTGCGTCGCCGACGCCTTCCGCTACTTCGCCGATCTCGTCGTCAACGAGAACGGTCGAGTGGTGGACGCCGGCTCGCCGGACGTCCACAGCGTGGTCGTGCACGAGCCGGTCGGTGTGTGCGGTCTGATCACGCCGTGGAACTACCCGCTGCTGCAGGCGAGCTGGAAGATCGCGCCCGCCCTGGCCGCCGGCAACACCTTCGTCGTCAAGCCCAGCGAGATCACCCCGCTGAGCACCGTCGCGCTGGTCCGGCTCCTGTCGGAGGCCGGGCTCCCGGACGGCGTCGCCAACCTCGTCACCGGCCCCGGCGACCCGGTCGGCGCCCGCCTCGCGGAGCACCCCGACGTCGACCTCGTCTCCTTCACCGGCGGGCTCGCCAGCGGCACCAAGGTCATGCGGGCCGCCGCCGACAGCGTCAAGAAGGTCGCCCTGGAGCTCGGCGGCAAGAACCCCAATGTGGTGTTCGCCGACGCCTGCACCGACGAAGAGGGCTTCGACACCGCCGTCGACCAGGCACTGAACGCCGCGTTCATCCACAGCGGCCAGGTCTGCTCCGCCGGCTCCCGCCTCATCGTCGAGGAGTCCCTCCGCGACCGCTTCGTCGTCGAACTCGCCCGCCGCGCCGAACTGATCCGGCTCGGCCGGGGCACGGACGACGGCGTCGAGTGCGGCCCGCTCGTCTCCGCGCAGCAGCTGGCGAAGACCGAGGAGTACGTGGCCTCCGCACTCGCCGAGGGGGCGGTGCTGCGCGCCGGCGGCAAGCGCCCCGACGGGCCCGGGTACTTCTACCGTCCGACCGTCCTCGACCGGTGCGACCGCACCATGCGCGTCGTGCGCGAGGAGGTCTTCGGCCCGGTCCTCACCGTCGAGACCTTCCGTACGGAGGACGAGGCCGTCGCGCTCGCCAACGACACCGAGTACGGGCTCGCGGGAGGCGTCTGGAGCGGCGACGCCGGACGGGCCCGGCGGGTGGCCGCACGGCTGCGCCACGGCACCGTCTGGATCAACGACTTCCACCCGTACCTGCCTCAGGCGGAGTGGGGCGGATTCGGCAAGTCCGGCATCGGCCGGGAGCTCGGCCCGGCCGGGCTCGCCGAGTACCGCGAGACCAAGCACATCTATCAGAACCTCGCCCCGCGCCCCGTGCGCTGGTTCGCGGGCTGA
- a CDS encoding XRE family transcriptional regulator: MPRWKALPEELDPQVREFASQLRRLVDRSGLSIAAVADRTGYSKTSWERFLNGRLLAPKRAIVALAEVTGTNPVHLTTMWELAERAWSRAEMRHDMTMEAIRISQARAALGEFGPNGPAARDGRAGGLTTAAPAGDGPRDRPHVPAQPGSGSGRAGKPSGPSYSGAPASPGGPGRGKGRRRTTVFVAGLLGALLVIVAAVLLTDLGGGGDEPGGDVAKSPSAAPTTQAPELPAGVKCVGADCTGQDPENMGCGGQLATTASRATVGTAVVEVRYSRTCGAAWARITQATPGDQVRISAGAESENGLVNADKDAYTPMVAVAAESEAKACATLTTGTEGCTAEQ, translated from the coding sequence ATGCCTCGTTGGAAGGCGCTACCGGAAGAACTCGATCCGCAGGTGAGGGAGTTCGCGAGCCAGCTGCGCAGGCTCGTCGACCGCAGCGGGCTGAGCATCGCCGCGGTCGCTGACCGGACCGGTTACAGCAAGACGTCGTGGGAGCGCTTTCTCAACGGACGGCTGCTCGCACCCAAGCGCGCGATCGTCGCGCTCGCCGAGGTGACCGGTACCAATCCGGTGCACCTCACGACCATGTGGGAGCTGGCCGAGCGCGCCTGGAGCCGTGCCGAGATGCGCCACGACATGACGATGGAGGCCATCCGGATATCCCAGGCGCGGGCCGCGCTGGGCGAGTTCGGGCCGAACGGGCCGGCGGCCCGGGACGGCCGCGCCGGCGGACTGACCACGGCCGCGCCGGCGGGTGACGGCCCGCGCGACCGGCCTCACGTGCCCGCCCAGCCCGGCAGCGGATCGGGACGGGCCGGGAAACCGTCGGGGCCCTCCTACTCCGGCGCACCCGCCTCGCCGGGCGGTCCGGGCCGGGGGAAGGGACGGCGCAGGACGACGGTCTTCGTGGCCGGGCTCCTCGGTGCGCTGCTGGTGATCGTGGCAGCGGTGCTGCTGACCGACCTCGGCGGTGGCGGCGACGAGCCGGGCGGCGACGTGGCCAAGTCGCCCTCCGCGGCCCCGACGACGCAGGCGCCGGAGCTGCCCGCGGGCGTGAAGTGCGTCGGCGCCGACTGCACGGGCCAGGACCCCGAGAACATGGGGTGCGGCGGACAGCTCGCCACGACGGCTTCCCGGGCGACCGTCGGCACCGCCGTCGTCGAGGTGCGCTACAGCAGGACCTGCGGGGCCGCCTGGGCGCGGATCACCCAGGCCACACCGGGCGATCAGGTGCGGATAAGCGCCGGCGCGGAAAGCGAGAACGGACTCGTCAACGCGGACAAGGACGCCTACACCCCGATGGTCGCCGTGGCCGCGGAGTCCGAGGCGAAGGCGTGCGCCACGCTGACGACCGGCACGGAGGGCTGCACGGCGGAGCAGTAG
- a CDS encoding DUF3017 domain-containing protein encodes MGTPDNHADPVAGRRPARANGSSRGPRDEPAPAPGRPGTAPPANGAERTDQSASGPNATRPEASDEPVPLNGEGAVRRDRGAPDGAAPAADRVASNRSANGSASGADRADPTAIAGGAAAAGEGPSNDTRREPAGDPAGAGERATSRSRRPPAVTRDTARPEGGGRAAPGDAPAPARQWPLLTVLGLAALGLLIVGADPFEQAFRVGTMLVGVALLTGTVLRRVLPSVGMLAVRSRFTDMVTYGLLGTVIVLLALMVQPQPWLEIPFLEEAVRFTVR; translated from the coding sequence ATGGGCACCCCGGACAACCACGCGGACCCCGTGGCGGGCCGCCGGCCGGCCCGCGCGAACGGCTCGTCCCGCGGCCCGCGGGACGAGCCGGCGCCTGCCCCGGGCAGGCCCGGTACGGCCCCGCCGGCGAACGGCGCCGAGCGCACGGACCAGTCGGCATCCGGCCCGAACGCCACCCGGCCCGAGGCGTCGGACGAGCCCGTACCGCTGAACGGCGAGGGCGCCGTCCGGCGCGACCGCGGTGCACCGGACGGCGCCGCCCCTGCCGCGGACCGCGTGGCGTCGAACCGTTCTGCGAACGGCTCGGCGAGCGGCGCCGACCGCGCGGACCCCACGGCGATCGCCGGCGGGGCGGCTGCCGCCGGGGAAGGACCGTCGAACGACACCCGCCGGGAGCCGGCGGGAGACCCGGCCGGTGCGGGAGAGCGGGCCACGAGCAGGTCGCGTCGCCCGCCCGCCGTCACCCGGGACACCGCGCGTCCGGAAGGGGGCGGACGCGCCGCCCCCGGTGACGCCCCGGCGCCCGCGCGCCAGTGGCCGCTGCTGACGGTCCTCGGGCTCGCGGCGCTCGGTCTGCTGATCGTCGGCGCGGACCCGTTCGAGCAGGCGTTCAGGGTCGGCACGATGCTCGTCGGAGTCGCGCTGCTGACCGGCACGGTGCTGCGCCGGGTGCTGCCGTCCGTGGGCATGCTGGCGGTGCGCTCGCGCTTCACCGACATGGTCACGTACGGGCTGCTCGGCACCGTCATCGTGCTGCTCGCCCTGATGGTCCAGCCGCAGCCGTGGCTGGAGATCCCGTTCCTGGAGGAAGCGGTCCGTTTCACCGTGCGATAG
- a CDS encoding bifunctional methylenetetrahydrofolate dehydrogenase/methenyltetrahydrofolate cyclohydrolase, which yields MTAQILDGKATAAEIKSELAARVAALKAKGSTPGLGTVLVGDDVGSRKYVAGKHRDCAEVGIASIQRELPETATQEEIEAAVRELNENPECTGYIVQLPLPKGIDENRVLELIDPSKDADGLHPMNLGRLVLNEPAPLPCTPNGVIRLLRRYGVELKGAHVVVVGRGTTIGRSLPLMLTRRSENSTVTQCHTGTRDLSSHLRQADIIVAAAGSAHLVRPEDVKPGAAVLDVGVSRDGNGKIVGDVHPDVAQVAGWLSPNPGGVGPMTRAMLLVNVVEAAELAAAV from the coding sequence ATGACCGCCCAGATTCTCGATGGCAAGGCCACCGCGGCCGAGATCAAGTCCGAACTGGCCGCCCGCGTGGCGGCGCTCAAGGCCAAGGGGTCCACGCCCGGCCTCGGGACCGTCCTGGTCGGTGACGACGTCGGCAGCCGGAAGTACGTGGCCGGCAAACACCGCGACTGTGCGGAGGTGGGCATCGCCTCCATCCAGCGCGAACTGCCGGAGACCGCCACGCAGGAGGAGATCGAGGCGGCCGTCCGCGAGCTGAACGAGAACCCGGAGTGCACCGGTTACATCGTGCAGCTGCCCCTCCCGAAGGGCATCGACGAGAACCGGGTGCTGGAGCTGATCGACCCGTCGAAGGACGCGGACGGCCTGCACCCGATGAACCTGGGCCGTCTGGTGCTGAACGAGCCCGCCCCGCTGCCGTGCACGCCGAACGGCGTGATCCGGCTGCTGCGCCGGTACGGGGTGGAGCTGAAGGGCGCACACGTCGTCGTCGTGGGCCGGGGCACCACCATCGGACGTTCCCTTCCGCTGATGCTGACACGCCGCTCCGAGAACTCCACGGTCACCCAGTGCCACACCGGTACGCGGGACCTCTCCTCGCACCTGCGCCAGGCCGACATCATCGTGGCCGCCGCGGGCTCGGCCCACCTGGTCCGTCCCGAGGACGTCAAGCCGGGCGCCGCCGTGCTGGACGTCGGCGTCAGCCGCGACGGCAACGGGAAGATCGTCGGCGACGTCCACCCGGACGTGGCGCAGGTCGCCGGCTGGCTCTCGCCGAACCCGGGCGGTGTCGGCCCGATGACCCGCGCCATGCTCCTCGTCAACGTCGTCGAGGCGGCCGAGCTCGCAGCCGCGGTCTGA
- the purH gene encoding bifunctional phosphoribosylaminoimidazolecarboxamide formyltransferase/IMP cyclohydrolase: MSVNKPIRRALISVYDKTGLEELARGLHEAGVELVSTGSTAGRIAAAGVPVTKVEELTGFPECLDGRVKTLHPRVHAGILADLRLDAHREQLAELGVEPFDLVVVNLYPFRETVASGASPDECVEQIDIGGPSMVRAAAKNHPSVAVVTSPARYADVLTAATSGGFDLAARKRLAAEAFQHTAAYDVAVASWFASSYAPAGGGSDAVAFPDFLGATYRRSNVLRYGENPHQNAALYVTEEGGGLAQAEQLHGKEMSFNNYTDTEAARRAAYDHAEPCVAIIKHANPCGIAIGADVAEAHRKAHACDPLSAFGGVIAVNRPVSVAMAEQVAEIFTEVIVAPDYEDGAVEVLARKKNIRVLRCPDAPSAPVEVKPIDGGALLQVTDRLQAEGDDPAGWTLATGEALSAEELAELAFAWRACRAVKSNAILLAKDGASVGVGMGQVNRVDSAKLAVERAGAERAAGSYAASDAFFPFPDGLEILTGAGVKAVVQPGGSVRDEQVVEAARKAGVTMYFTGTRHFFH, from the coding sequence ATGTCGGTGAATAAGCCCATCCGTCGCGCGTTGATCAGTGTCTACGACAAGACGGGGCTGGAGGAGCTCGCCCGGGGGCTCCACGAGGCCGGCGTCGAGCTCGTCTCCACCGGTTCCACCGCGGGGAGGATCGCCGCGGCCGGCGTCCCGGTGACCAAGGTCGAGGAACTGACCGGCTTCCCCGAGTGCCTGGACGGCCGCGTCAAGACGCTGCACCCCCGCGTGCACGCCGGAATCCTCGCCGACCTCCGCCTCGACGCGCACCGCGAGCAGCTCGCGGAGCTCGGCGTGGAGCCGTTCGACCTGGTGGTCGTCAACCTGTACCCGTTCCGCGAGACCGTCGCCTCGGGAGCGAGCCCCGACGAGTGCGTCGAACAGATCGACATCGGCGGTCCGTCGATGGTCCGCGCCGCCGCCAAGAACCACCCCTCGGTCGCCGTCGTCACCAGCCCGGCGCGCTACGCCGACGTGCTCACCGCGGCCACCTCGGGCGGCTTCGACCTCGCCGCGCGCAAGCGCCTGGCCGCCGAGGCGTTCCAGCACACGGCCGCCTACGACGTGGCCGTCGCGTCCTGGTTCGCCTCGTCGTACGCCCCGGCCGGCGGCGGCTCCGACGCGGTTGCGTTCCCCGACTTCCTCGGCGCCACGTACCGCCGATCCAACGTCCTGCGCTACGGCGAGAACCCGCACCAGAACGCCGCGCTGTACGTCACCGAGGAGGGCGGCGGGCTCGCCCAGGCCGAGCAACTGCACGGCAAGGAGATGTCGTTCAACAACTACACGGACACGGAGGCCGCCCGCCGTGCCGCGTACGACCACGCCGAGCCGTGCGTGGCCATCATCAAGCACGCCAACCCGTGCGGCATCGCGATCGGCGCGGACGTCGCCGAGGCCCACCGCAAGGCCCACGCCTGCGACCCGCTGTCCGCGTTCGGCGGGGTGATCGCGGTCAACCGCCCGGTGTCGGTGGCGATGGCCGAGCAGGTCGCCGAGATCTTCACCGAGGTCATCGTGGCCCCGGACTACGAGGACGGCGCCGTCGAGGTGCTGGCGCGCAAGAAGAACATCCGCGTGCTGCGCTGTCCCGACGCCCCGTCAGCGCCGGTGGAGGTCAAGCCGATCGACGGGGGCGCGCTGCTCCAGGTCACCGACCGGCTCCAGGCCGAGGGCGACGACCCGGCCGGCTGGACCCTGGCCACGGGTGAGGCACTGTCCGCGGAGGAGCTCGCCGAACTCGCCTTCGCCTGGCGGGCCTGCCGCGCGGTGAAGTCCAACGCGATCCTCCTCGCCAAGGACGGTGCGAGCGTGGGTGTCGGCATGGGCCAGGTCAACCGGGTCGACTCCGCGAAGCTCGCCGTCGAGCGTGCGGGCGCGGAGCGGGCGGCCGGGTCCTACGCCGCCTCCGACGCGTTCTTCCCCTTCCCCGACGGGCTGGAGATCCTGACCGGTGCCGGCGTCAAGGCCGTGGTCCAGCCGGGCGGTTCGGTCCGTGACGAGCAGGTCGTCGAGGCGGCGCGCAAGGCCGGCGTGACGATGTACTTCACGGGCACGCGTCACTTCTTCCACTGA
- the purN gene encoding phosphoribosylglycinamide formyltransferase, with the protein MAAARLVVLVSGSGTNFQALLDAIGDDPEGFGARIVAVGADRDGIAGLERARAAGIPTFVCKVKDHATREEWDRALTGATAAYEPDLVVSAGFMKIVGKDFLARFGGRFVNTHPALLPSFPGAHGVRDALAYGVKVTGCTVHFVDDGVDTGPIIAQGVVEVRNEDDEAALHERIKEVERQLLVEVVGRLARNGYRIEGRKVHVGE; encoded by the coding sequence GTGGCTGCCGCCCGCCTCGTCGTCCTGGTCTCCGGATCCGGCACCAACTTCCAGGCGCTGCTCGACGCCATCGGCGACGATCCCGAGGGCTTCGGCGCCCGGATCGTCGCCGTGGGTGCGGACCGGGACGGCATCGCCGGCCTCGAGCGGGCCCGCGCGGCCGGGATTCCCACGTTCGTGTGCAAGGTCAAGGACCATGCGACCCGGGAGGAGTGGGACCGCGCGCTGACCGGGGCCACGGCCGCGTACGAGCCCGATCTCGTCGTCTCGGCCGGCTTTATGAAGATCGTCGGCAAGGACTTCCTCGCCCGGTTCGGGGGCCGGTTCGTGAACACGCACCCCGCTCTGCTGCCCAGCTTTCCCGGTGCCCACGGTGTGCGCGACGCGCTCGCCTACGGGGTGAAGGTCACCGGGTGCACCGTCCACTTCGTCGACGACGGTGTCGACACGGGACCGATCATCGCCCAGGGCGTGGTCGAGGTCCGCAACGAGGACGACGAAGCCGCTCTGCACGAGCGCATCAAGGAAGTCGAGCGCCAGCTGCTCGTCGAGGTCGTGGGGCGTCTGGCCCGTAACGGCTACCGCATTGAGGGACGAAAGGTTCATGTCGGTGAATAA
- a CDS encoding cell division protein PerM: MTQTTDRGPTRVAVQGGRSAAPPAMSLLRGAIAAGLGLGALAALVTVMWISSPYPDSGPDGALHAAAGMWLLAHGTELIRSETLSETPAPVGLVPLLLTALPVFLVYRAARDAVETVESGRQPSATTAALGVSCGYLMVAVGAVLYSRGGELAAEPLSALLHVPALVVITAAAGAWTAYGRPLGPLPRWVPETARIAPARSWVIGAFRAAGLTVAVLAGGGALVVAASLVVHAGAAQEAFVQLAHDWQGGFALLLLVLALMPNAAVWAAAYGLGPGFMLGTGATATPLGLAGTPALPPFPLLAAVPLDRAGMPLGLAAAVVPVAAGLTVAWCTAPTAESPGAGARGAGVPLSGGSSPGADAAAGQAPVSRGETALTAALAAAVCGALMAGLSAAAGGALGTGALASFGPVWWLTGPAAFLWTAAVGVPVALALRAWRFRDADRPLRVPRWEAIKQASGGLMAAFPFPSPGAPTFPAGPTPPTSAASRASGEPPVPETPGAGGALPGAGPGAGSVPGADAITGGSGPSAAATAPGDGARPQPKAPPAAVGTGPLPWPAMPVGDPGINSGVWDELPPVLPMPGPGPAVRAPGPLSPGPGAGPGAPASGSTPAAPGSTPGSPAPDPRLVPGGSAPDPGAGGSVGAVPVPDGGQVADGPAPGPVGPVGGSGLGSWSGPSDSRGTRGPGGSVSSGSSAGSGSPGGGAVS, encoded by the coding sequence GTGACCCAGACGACCGATCGCGGCCCCACGCGCGTGGCCGTGCAGGGCGGCCGGTCCGCGGCCCCGCCCGCGATGTCCCTGCTGCGCGGGGCGATCGCCGCGGGCCTCGGGCTCGGTGCACTCGCCGCGCTGGTGACGGTGATGTGGATCAGCTCCCCGTACCCGGACAGCGGACCTGACGGAGCGCTCCACGCCGCCGCCGGCATGTGGCTCCTCGCCCACGGGACCGAGCTGATCAGATCCGAGACGCTCTCCGAGACGCCGGCCCCCGTGGGTCTCGTCCCGCTGCTGCTCACGGCGCTGCCGGTGTTCCTGGTGTACCGGGCCGCCCGCGATGCCGTCGAGACGGTGGAAAGCGGGCGGCAGCCGTCCGCGACCACGGCGGCCCTCGGTGTGAGCTGCGGATATCTGATGGTGGCGGTCGGCGCTGTGCTCTACTCCAGGGGCGGTGAACTCGCCGCGGAACCGCTCAGCGCGCTGTTGCACGTACCGGCGCTGGTCGTGATCACGGCCGCGGCCGGCGCATGGACGGCGTACGGGCGTCCGCTCGGGCCGTTGCCCCGCTGGGTCCCGGAAACCGCGCGGATCGCGCCGGCCCGCTCGTGGGTGATCGGGGCGTTCCGGGCCGCGGGGCTCACGGTCGCGGTGCTGGCCGGGGGCGGCGCGCTGGTCGTCGCCGCCTCGCTGGTGGTGCACGCGGGCGCGGCGCAGGAGGCGTTCGTGCAGCTCGCGCACGACTGGCAGGGCGGATTCGCGCTGCTGCTGCTCGTGCTGGCGCTGATGCCGAACGCCGCGGTCTGGGCGGCTGCCTACGGACTGGGCCCGGGTTTCATGCTCGGTACGGGCGCGACGGCGACGCCGCTGGGGCTCGCGGGTACGCCCGCGCTGCCGCCCTTCCCCCTGCTCGCCGCGGTACCGCTCGACCGGGCGGGCATGCCGCTGGGCCTGGCCGCGGCGGTGGTGCCGGTCGCGGCGGGGCTGACGGTGGCCTGGTGCACGGCACCGACGGCCGAGTCCCCGGGGGCAGGGGCCCGGGGTGCGGGTGTTCCCCTCAGCGGCGGGAGCAGCCCAGGCGCCGACGCGGCCGCCGGGCAGGCGCCGGTGAGCCGCGGCGAGACGGCGCTCACCGCGGCGCTGGCGGCCGCCGTCTGCGGGGCCCTCATGGCCGGCCTGTCGGCGGCTGCCGGTGGGGCGCTCGGTACGGGTGCCCTGGCCTCATTCGGTCCCGTCTGGTGGCTCACGGGACCGGCCGCGTTCCTCTGGACGGCCGCGGTGGGGGTGCCCGTCGCCCTGGCGCTCCGCGCATGGCGCTTCCGTGACGCCGACCGCCCGCTGAGGGTCCCTCGCTGGGAGGCCATCAAGCAGGCGTCGGGCGGTCTGATGGCGGCGTTCCCGTTCCCGTCCCCCGGTGCACCGACGTTCCCGGCCGGGCCGACCCCGCCGACATCCGCGGCGTCACGGGCGTCCGGCGAGCCGCCGGTGCCCGAGACTCCCGGGGCGGGGGGCGCCCTGCCCGGAGCCGGGCCCGGGGCGGGATCCGTACCCGGGGCCGATGCCATCACTGGGGGGTCGGGCCCGTCCGCCGCGGCGACCGCCCCGGGGGACGGGGCCCGACCGCAGCCGAAGGCGCCTCCGGCCGCGGTCGGGACGGGCCCGCTTCCCTGGCCCGCGATGCCCGTCGGAGACCCCGGGATCAACAGCGGCGTCTGGGACGAACTGCCGCCCGTCCTCCCGATGCCCGGCCCCGGGCCCGCCGTCCGCGCACCGGGTCCGCTGTCTCCGGGCCCCGGTGCCGGGCCGGGCGCACCCGCCTCCGGTTCCACGCCGGCCGCCCCCGGTTCCACGCCGGGGTCGCCGGCCCCCGATCCCCGACTCGTACCGGGCGGGTCCGCGCCGGACCCCGGAGCGGGCGGGTCCGTCGGAGCCGTACCCGTCCCCGACGGCGGCCAGGTGGCCGACGGGCCTGCACCCGGCCCAGTGGGTCCCGTCGGCGGCAGCGGACTCGGCAGCTGGTCGGGTCCCTCCGACAGCAGGGGGACGCGCGGGCCCGGGGGTTCGGTGTCCTCGGGTTCGTCTGCCGGGTCGGGGTCGCCGGGGGGTGGGGCCGTTTCGTGA